Genomic window (Flavobacterium oreochromis):
ATAGTTGCGAATATACTATAACCTGTTTATAACAATGGTAGCTGTTGCGCAACTCCTAATTTTTAAAAAATAATTCTCAAAAAACATAAAAAATGACCTCTTTAAAAGCAATTTTGGAGAGGTTTGTTTTTTTAGATGAAATTTGAAAATTTATGTTGTTTAGAATTGAGTTTTTGAAGTCATAAGTAAGGTTCTTAAAAAGAGGAGGTTTTTCCCTTGTTTTAATGAAATAATTTGAGCTAAAGCACTCCTTTCAATGGAATGTCTTCTGAATGTTTAAATCCTTTAAAAATATCATCGATTAAATAAAAAAATGATATAATTTTGTCTTTGTAAAGCATTGGTTTAAGTTATTGGTTCGTAAAACGAATTTACTTAACCTTTGCTTTTTTATAACTACATAAGGAACAACTTGAATTAATAATTATAAAAATTTAAAAAAATGGAAAGAAATTTAAAGAAAAATGTTCTTATCTTAATGATAACTGGAATTTTTGTAATTGCAACATCACAAATCTTAAACCGTTTTATAGAACTAACTGATTTTACAAAGGGTGCACTAATTGGTATAGGTATTGGTTTTTTACTATTGTCTGTAACATTCGGAAATCTTAAATCAGCTAAATAAAAAATTAAGATTATTGATACATATAGCAGTTGAAAAATAAAGCTGAACGGTTAACATTGGTAACTGTTGCATAACTCCTGATTTTTTAGAAAATAATTCTCAAAAAACAAAAAAAGACCTCTTTAAAAGATATTTTAGAGAGGTTTATTTTTTAACTATATTTGACTGGTGCTGTGAGTTTTTTTACAGATTCATGTTGGCTGTAAGCATTCATAAAAAACGCATAACATTGACAATTATGAATTTTGATTTTACAGAAAAATATATTTTAGAAAACGACTGTGTTTTATTAAGGCCTTTGGAAATTTCGGACAAAGAAAAACTAATAAACTTTGCAATTAATGAACCTGAAATTTGGAAGTTTAATATTAATGGGGGAAATGGTAAAGATAATTTTGACAGCTACTTTGAAACAGCAATGAAGCTATTCAAAGACAAAAATCAATACACCTTTATTGTTTTTGACAAAAGAACTAACCAATATGCAGGAATGACAAGACTTTACGAAATTTCTAACGAATTTAAACGTCTTGATATTGGGTTTACTTGGTATGGAAAAAAATTTCAAGGAACTGGATTAAACAAAAATTGTAAATATCTTCTTTTAGAGTTTGCCTTTGATAAACTAAAAATGATAAGAGTAGGTTTCGGAGCAAATAGTAAAAACGAAAGAAGTATAAACGCAATGAAAAGTATTGGATGTAAAGTTGAAGGAATATTAAGACAATTTAGTAAAGATGCCGACGGAAAAATTATTGACGCAATAAAATTGAGTATTTTGAAAATTGAATGGGAAGATAATATAAAAAACAATTTAAAAGAACAACTTGAAAAATATGCTAGCAGCTAACAGCTAAGGTTTCGTTGGACTTGAATAACCAAGAATGAAGAGGCTGTCCTAAAAGTAAAAAATCAACACACAGTTTGTTACTCTGATGGAAGGAGGAGTCTCATAATCAGTACTATGTGATTTGCTTCGCCTGTTTGATCGGAGCTCTCGGGTCTCTCTTTGGTCAACTAGAGCAAAGCGACTGGACGAAGTCAAATGACAAGATTGCGGACTTTTTGGATAGCCTCTTATAAAAATGGCGGGTTCAGTGTTAAATTGAACAATAATTCTTCGTTTGAACTTTTGTGCAAAACTGATTATTTGTGCTTCGATTTCTACTACATCGCCAAGTCCCAAACCGTCAGGCTGTGAAAAACTTCCCTTTTAAAATCAATTGAGTTCCTAAAACTAATTTATTTGAGCTCTAAGCCTTGATTACTTTAAACTTATTTGAGTTGTCCAAAAAAACACAAACGTTAAAAACGAGTTTAAATAAGTCGTTTTGATCAAAAACAAGTCTTTCTATTGTGAGATGAGTTCTATGTCTTGAATTTAGTTATTAAATTGAGTGCTCCAAGAATATTTATCGTGCGTTTGATATTGTTATTTGCTCATGTTGTTATTTCTCTTTCTGTGTGATAGGCTTTGTAGACTAAAACGGTAAATGCTTCTATTTTTAAATTTTCTTTGACTTCTGAAGCTATGGTTGAAAGTGTATTTTTGTCGTTTCTGTTAATAGTATGAGTAGCTACTACTAAATTATGTTTGTTATCAACCGCTTCTTGTAGAGAAAACCCACTGCATTTTGATATTGGGAATATACTCTCTTTTTCGTTTTCTAGCGCTACGTATGTTGTTTAAATAACGGTATAAATAGATTTTAAGAAATACTTGAGTGTTGAAGCTGGATGATCTTCTCTTTTTAAAATAATGGAGGTAAAACCTGTTTTTATAAGGTCTATATACTCAACAAAAGCCTTTATAAAACGTACTGTATTGTCAGGCGAAATTTTATCTTCTAAACAGGATAGATGTAACTGATTACGAGATATTCCTTGGATGTTTATATTATTAAAAATACAGTTTTCCGTATGTTCTGATAAGCTATTTTAGTTATATTTGAAAAGAGATGTGAGGTTTTTTTATAGATGAGAAAAAATAACAATCATTTTTTAAGGATTAAAAATAGGCTTAACATACTTTTACTTCGTTGTGGAAATCTTCATATAATTAAAATTTTCATTTATTCAGAATTTGTTTAATTTTGTACATGCAACACAATGTACTTATTTTAGATTTCGGGTCGCAATACACACAGCTTATTGCACGCCGCGTTCGCGAGTTAAATATTTTCTGCGAAATTTTTCCTTTTA
Coding sequences:
- a CDS encoding GNAT family N-acetyltransferase encodes the protein MNFDFTEKYILENDCVLLRPLEISDKEKLINFAINEPEIWKFNINGGNGKDNFDSYFETAMKLFKDKNQYTFIVFDKRTNQYAGMTRLYEISNEFKRLDIGFTWYGKKFQGTGLNKNCKYLLLEFAFDKLKMIRVGFGANSKNERSINAMKSIGCKVEGILRQFSKDADGKIIDAIKLSILKIEWEDNIKNNLKEQLEKYASS